In Centropristis striata isolate RG_2023a ecotype Rhode Island chromosome 5, C.striata_1.0, whole genome shotgun sequence, a single genomic region encodes these proteins:
- the acvr1ba gene encoding activin A receptor type 1Ba — translation MALKEIALPLLALLGLVAVGNALRCNCTNCEKTGYECETDGACMASTYYIQGKEQHVRICINRDNLVPPGQPFYCLSAEGLLNTHCCYVDYCNSIEVPVPTKEGDWAASGSSWGPVELVAVIAGPVFLLCVLLMVGVFLFQYHQRAYSHRQRLEVEDPSCDHLYLAKDKTLQDLIYDMSTSGSGSGLPLFVQRTVARTIVLQEIIGKGRFGEVWRGKWRGGDVAVKIFSSREERSWFREAEIYQTIMLRHENILGFIAADNKDNGTWTQLWLVSDYHEHGSLFDYLNRYSVTIEGMIKLALSAASGLAHLHMEILGTQGKPGIAHRDLKSKNILVKKNGMCAIADLGLAVRHESITDTIDIAPNQRVGTKRYMAPEVLDETINMKHFDSFKCADIYALGLVYWEIARRCNAGGIHEEYQLPYYDLVPSDPSIEEMRKVVCDQKLRPNVPNWWQSYESLRVMGKIMRECWYANGAARLTALRIKKTLSQLSVEEDVKM, via the exons CTTTACGCTGTAACTGCACTAACTGTGAGAAGACTGGCTACGAGTGTGAAACAGATGGCGCCTGCATGGCCTCCACATACTACATCCAGGGGAAGGAACAACACGTACGCATCTGTATCAACCGGGACAACCTGGTCCCCCCTGGACAACCGTTCTACTGTCTGAGCGCTGAAGGCCTGCTCAACACACATTGCTGCTATGTCGATTACTGCAACAGTATTGAAGTCCCCG TCCCAACAAAGGAGGGAGACTGGGCAGCTTCAGGGAGCTCCTGGGGGCCGGTGGAGCTGGTAGCGGTCATTGCAGGGCCGGTGTTCCTTCTCTGTGTGCTGCTGATGGTCGGCGTGTTCCTGTTCCAGTATCACCAGAGGGCTTACAGCCACAGGCAGAGGCTGGAGGTTGAGGACCCATCCTGTGACCATCTGTACTTGGCCAAGGACAAGACCCTGCAGGACCTCATCTATGACATGTCCACCTCGGGATCAGGTTCTG GTTTGCCCCTGTTTGTGCAGCGGACGGTGGCGAGGACCATCGTGCTTCAGGAGATAATAGGAAAGGGTCGTTTTGGCGAGGTGTGGAGAGGGAAGTGGAGGGGAGGAGATGTGGCGGTGAAGATTTTTTCATCCAGAGAGGAGCGGTCCTGGTTCAGAGAGGCTGAGATCTATCAGACAATCATGTTGCGCCACGAAAACATCCTGGGATTTATTGCAGCAGACAATAAAG ACAATGGAACATGGACTCAGCTGTGGCTGGTGTCAGACTATCATGAACACGGCTCTCTATTTGACTACCTGAACCGATACTCTGTCACCATCGAGGGCATGATCAAACTGGCACTGTCAGCCGCCAGCGGCCTGGCACACCTGCACATGGAGATCCTCGGCACTCAGG GTAAGCCTGGCATTGCTCACCGTGACCTCAAGTCTAAAAATATCCTGGTTAAGAAGAACGGCATGTGTGCCATAGCTGACCTCGGCCTGGCAGTCCGCCACGAGTCCATCACAGACACAATCGATATAGCACCGAACCAGCGCGTGGGCACTAAGAG GTATATGGCTCCAGAAGTTCTGGACGAAACCATCAACATGAAACACTTCGATTCCTTCAAGTGTGCCGACATTTATGCGCTGGGCCTGGTGTACTGGGAGATTGCGCGTCGATGCAACGCAGGag GTATACATGAGGAGTACCAGCTGCCCTACTACGACCTGGTGCCCTCTGACCCCTCCATAGAGGAGATGAGGAAGGTGGTGTGTGACCAGAAACTGAGGCCCAATGTGCCCAACTGGTGGCAGAGCTACGAG TCACTGCGTGTGATGGGAAAGATCATGAGGGAGTGCTGGTACGCCAACGGAGCAGCCAGACTGACGGCCCTGCGCATCAAGAAGACCCTGTCTCAGCTCAGCGTGGAGGAGGACGTCAAGATGTGA